The Setaria viridis chromosome 2, Setaria_viridis_v4.0, whole genome shotgun sequence DNA window TTAAACTTTGCCCTGATTTTGCAGCATTTTGGTAAGGAAATAATTGCTAAGGAGCTTGGGGTTAATGAGGACCATGAAGATGTTCACCGCTTGTATCTTGCAATATATAAAAGCTTTGTTGAGGTGTGAATCTGATTACATGACTAACATAGTTCAGTATACTTTTTTTTGGTATATCATGAGTAAATGTCAAAGTTAACCCTTAGATTGTCTTTTTAATTTGTTTATTTAAGGAAATGGTACTTGTAATCAACTCCTACTTTTTGTCTTGCAATTTGAAAACGTATGTTTGTCATAGGCCACTGAGAAACATCACAGCAGCCACTAGTAATTATAGGTCAGTGTTCCCCCCTCTACATTGATTATTTTGATTGGATCTTGTGAACTGAGGAAATACCAGCATTTAATAGATGTTTTCTCATTGGCTGGGAAACTATGGACTTTGTAATTTGCCAGGTTGTCAATGTAAACTTATGGCATATGAGTCTGTTTCTGCACATAGGGTTGTTGAAAGTCCCACTTTGATCAGCCCATCATTGTAGAATAAGCTCTTTTGATTTATTCAGAGGAAAGATTTATCCACTTCTTTAATCTGAAAGGAAGTGTTGATGACCCGACAACCACACGTCACTATTCGCTGGTTGCTGTTTGTTTATAATTGACAAGCTTCAATCCCTAAAGTATCATCTGACATCAAGTTTTTGAGACACATATAGTTATGCTTTTTTACTCATCCATGTGTGAGTTCTTACCATTTATTTTCGATGGCTAAAGAAGTGATGCCCAATACGTTGATCATGTTACAGGCACTTGATGCAATTGACAATGGAATCAATCAATATGACACAGACCAACCACCAAAGTATGTGAACAATACACACTTGTCTTCACGTGTTGGGCGTCTAAATCCGGACTGGACTGATCCAGACCAGTCACCTGAGAAGGAGAATGCGGCATTTCAACAGGCAATGATGCTAGCTGGAAGTGAATTTATGGAGGTATTTGACCTTTCAACTCATGCCTTATGCTGTAATGTTGTGTTATGTTCATTCATTTCATAAGGTTCTCTTGCCAGATTATGTGTTTTGCTGGCACTCCTCTTTTCATATGACAATATTATCCATCTTCAATGCCAGAGTGTTCGCTTTCATGTTAAATCATGGTTACCTGCAAGATCTATTGTCCTGGAGTGTTTGTTATCAAGAGGAAAGGTCGACCCGAGTGGAGAAATCATGGTTTTGGATAGATTCTGCCCGGTAAGATTTTGACATTTTTTGTGTCACATCAATCTGGATCTTACCAACATCCACAACTGAATTTTTGGCCTCCGTTTTGGATACTAAAGGAAGCCATAAATGTTATACCAGTCTGGTTGTTTTATTTTACAATCTTTCACGTTTACAATATTATTTGTTGCATCTAAAAGGGAGCTGGAAAATTGTTGCACCCAAGATAAGGAAAAAATATATGGGTTTAAGTACTACCTTCAAACATTGGCTGGCTTACGTTCCTCAATTGTAATTAACCATTAAATATAGTCATATACTCATATGATGTCTCCGAATTTGCTTTAGTTGATTGACTGCCATATTGAACATGTAACCTGAATGAGTGAACATTTATCCTACAATGGCAGTGGAAGCTTCATCTGTTTGAGCTTGAAGAGGAGCTGAAGATTGATCCTCTTACCAAGTATGTGCTGTATCAGGTGAGGAGTCCTACCCTTTTGAGAGTACAATTCAGTATGAATTTGACACATCTTAGTTCACCTACGATGCCATTAGTAGCAGATACATTTATCCATGACCTGATTGTTTCTCAGCCACTGAGAAAAAGCAAGTTTCTGGTAACTTATTTTTACTGGTTGCTGATTGTTAAGTGTAATAATTGGTATCACTTGTTCCCCCCAACATTTCGTATTCTCTGATCTTATAATATCTTTATAGTCAATCTTACAAGCAAGGTAATTCCTTGGTCCTGTCCCATGAACAGAATTGAACTACTTGCAATAATGTTTCCAGTTTTGTTATTTACTTTTTCTTCGTAGCATGGCGACTTTGAACTCTGATACCATTGCCATATTTGATTTTTGCCACATAATTGCAGGATGAGAGGAGCCAGAGCTGGCGAGTGCAAGCTGTCGGTGTTGCTCCTGACAGGTTCGAGAGCCGAAAGGCTCTGCCAGAGAAGTGGAGGGGCATGAGAGACGATGAACTGTCTGCAGAAACTGGCATTCCCGGCTGTGTGTTTGTCCATATGAGTGGTTTCATCGGGGGCAACAAGACCTACGAGGGAGCGTTGGAAATGGCAAGAGCTGCTCTGAAATGCTGATTCAACCAAAGCATCTATCAGTAACAGTCTTACCCATGCTACCGTTGGTTTAGTAAACAGATAAGTTTCAGCAGCACATTATGCAATTTTTTGCCTGACCATGTTATCATTGACTTGTAGTGTAGCTGACACGAGTACTCATCTTCTGTTATCCTCATCTTACAACAGAGATcgatgtttttatttttttttatatctgGTAATGATTTGAAATGTGACAATAAAAAATGGCGGAACTTATTGTTCATCTGTCGCCCTTGCTTGGTACAGCCACCGATGTGGTAATAGCATCATTTGTATTTTAAGTCAAAGCCTTGCTGAATTGACTCAACTGGTAGTTGGACTTACAGTTAGCAAGTATAAAATGAGTAAGAACAAGTATAAAATGCGCACAGTAGTCAGATCTTCCTGCAAAGTGGTTACTGCAGTTGAAAGGTAGCTTTCCTagattcagagttcagactgtAGCATCATGCTAGACTAACAAAAAATCATCATATTGAGGCAAAAAATCGTGGGTTAgagtaggaggaagaaggaaggcaCCGATCATGCGGCCAGGATAGGGTGTGTTGAGCCAAACTGGGATTCGGCCCAGTTCAGTCAAGAGGTCTTCCTTCCCCCGAGGCATTGGCTCGCCGTCGGCGTCTTCGGCCGGACACCAGAACTACGAGCGGCTGCCACGCAACCTAAGCTTATCCGTACAGGTTTGCTTCGCCGTGTTGAATATTAAAGCCTACAGGCGCCCTCTCCGGGCCGCTTACCTTGTCAGACACCACCGAGTTCTGACATGGTCATTGGTCAAAGATGGCTACGGTGTATTGCCGAAGGGACGTgcatttctctctctctctcttaatGTTATTCTAGCGGTCAAGGTCAACCATGATTACTCTTGTGTTCACCTTTgctagggtgtttggatctaggatgtttggatacgaggtgtttggatatgaggggttaaactttagtagggtcacatcggatgttcggatactaactaggactaaatatgaactaattacaaaactaattgcatagatggagtctaattcgcgatacgaatctattaaagctaattaatccatcattagcaaatagttactgtagcaccacattgtcaaatcatggattaattaggtttaatagattcgtctcgtgaattagactgtatctgtgcaattagttttgtaattagattatgtttaatactctccaaacatccgatgcaataggtgctaaagtttaacacggAGTATCAAACACCCTCTGTAAGCACGGAGGAAGAGACGCGGGAGAGAAGATGACGAAAAGAAGAAAGCTTACCGTACCTTGCAAAAACCGCAAGGAAACGTCcggaagaaagaaaataaatataaggGTCTCGGGTGTTCACTTGATGGAACAGAATTAGTCGCATGGCATTCTTGCTCCTAAATACTAATACGACAACACTTAAACCATGTAACAGTTATCAATCCATATTATATAGGGGCAAGTACTATATTATATATTTTCCATTACACCAATCTAATTACATCAATCATCTAATAACACAAGGTAGCCTGACAACAACCACCAAATGCATACAGAGAGGGTCCCTTACATCGGGTCCCTTGATGTAAAGAGGATTAAACAACGCTAATATTACAAAGCTATGAAAAAGTGCTCTTGATTCGTCTATTTCCTACACCAGAGCTGCAAGCATATATGTAGTCCATGAGACCTCTTTCTAGCAGTttgtggcgccgccgccgccgccgccaccaccaccaccaccgtcacagccgcctccaccgccggcgccgccgtcatatccaccaccacctccaaagCCACCGTCGCCGCTTCCCATCATTCCATCATCCATGCCGCTACCACCAACACCACCGTggaggccatggccgccgccgcctccatggcgatggcctccaccacctccgcctccgcaatCACCACATAGGATCCGAAGGATAATCGAGATGAACGCACCGACAACCACGACCACAACCACGATGATCACTGGTGTGTTGTCTGACATTATTATGAACTCTCAACACAAGTAATTAATGTCAAGGCTAGCTAGAGAATGCAGCAGGATGGCTGGACGGGACGCGCCGTGCCGGGCTATATACACATATAGCTCAAAGCTATCAGGTATACCATATATATACCCGTATACATACCCAACGCCAGTCGCCATCAGGCCGATTCTCACTCTGAAACGATCAAATGCGAAGTAAAAATTGGCGACCAATCAACTATTGTGATCGTTTAATAAGTTGTATACGTGCGCCGAGTACGCGTACAATGTTCTACGTTTGCTTCATCACGAAACGTTCTTCGCCGCGTTGAATGTTAAACAGAGAGTCGTGGTATACGCGCCTTTCTGGACTTTTGCTTTGTTGGTTCCATACTCCCACCTGGGACTGTTTAAACAGTGTCAGGCTGGCCCACCACTTGAGAGTTGAGGCACGTCCAGTCCAGGCACGCGCAGACGATCGAGACGACCACACCGACAAGCACGAGCCCGACCACGGCGACCCCCGCGACTACTAACATTGTGAGCGCTCAACACACAAGTATAGAGGCTAACTAGAGCTAGAAAACGCTGCAGGAATAAATGGCTGTACGGGACGCGCCGAGGCAGGCGCTATATGTAGCTCAAAGTCATCGGGTATATATAATATACGCCATCAGGCCGATTTTATCAAACACGAGCACCTACGGCGACCCCAGGAACAGCTATGAACGCTGCGTCTCGGAAGCTGCAGGGAACGTACGTGCAATATATCGGCCATTCGGCCGGTTGGGGCTTGGGCGAGGCAAAGCATCAGCAATTGGCGTACGTGTGAACACACAGTTGCGCTACTATACGATAGCTCCTTCTGGATGCTATGAGTTCCACGATGTGTAGCTTTCAAGGGACTTGTATCTCTTCTGGCGTGTGTGGACAGCCGCAGCACGGAGTGCACGACGTCGTTGCCACAATCTCACCGTGATCCTTCCACTTTGCGTCAAAAATAATCTCACCGTTAGGGATGAAAGGGAAAACGTAAGCTCCCCGTTAGTTCTCTCTGAATTTTAgagcaaaaaaacaaaaacggCAATAGTAacggaaaaacaaaaaaaggtaaaaatctGAAAGTGAAGACTTAAACAATATAGGATTTTTGTCTTCACTTTCagatttttaactttttttttgtttttccattATATGTCTAACAATGTACTAGGGCGCACAGTTGTTTTGAAATAAGTCAAACTTTACCGTTCTTTTAGCAATAATTAGTTAAATTGTGTGCATGTTTCGTGTGTTAAATTTTCATGTGTTCTTTACAGAGGAGAACGccacttccaagttccaacaaaTTTCCTTCCAGCGGGCGCAAGACTTCAAAATAGCCCTGCCCTGGGGGTCTGCTCGTCTCCGCCGCTAGATATACGGGCCTTGGCCCTTTGACCCaatattttcaaatttttttcacCAGTGCTTTCTTCTTTGTCTAGCGGTTGTCTGATTCTATCCTCTGATCTTTTGTGTTTGTTTCTAAAAATTTTTCCCTGCCGCTACCAAAAGTCCAGGACCTGAAACAATGACTGATTTGACGTCCTTTTTAGTcagtttttccctttttttccgTAGCAAAAATTTTCAGACCGAAAACAACAGGTAGTTTTGCATGCACTTTCTTATTGTCTATATATGTTAAAAACCCTGTCCATATGTCACATATATTAGCCGgttcttcatttttctttcacTTTTATTGTAATCCTTGTGATAATTTACTCCCTTTTTCGTTTTGTTCATTTAAAGGGTTAGGAAAAAAACCTAAATCTATCAAAATCAACTCAACAATTTCAACCATTTTAAAATTTTGTCTCAACAAATtcataaaaatgttgaaataggtCAGCATTTTCAAAAACTTTAATAAACATTGTTTTAGAACCTAATACAATATTTAAAGTATAATCTACAATATTTTGAATACAACGTTGAGATAATATATGTTGAATGTTCAGCAGGTTCAGCTAGATTGTTAAAATAGTATATTCGatgttttgaatttttcaagaaataaaaatatattcatattggATCTCATTCAGTTGCATTTATCCTAAATAACATCATGCTACAAACAAATTTGAAAAGAATACATTGCATGAGAGGAAAATGAGTTCCGAAATTTGAATCGTAACAAATTTCATCCACACATTTGTCCGATATCATTGAGGCTTACATTGCCGGCTCAAGTCTTGTATTTTTGCGTACTCTGTTGGCGAAGCCGCTACTTATTTTGATATCTCTTTTAATTTATCTAGAATTATGACTGAATTGACTCAACTGGTGAGAACATCAAGAGTGACTTCAAACCAATCCCCTACAAAAGCACATTGTAATtgagtttttttatttctcttttcttgttcttgtttAAATCCGCGAAATTGAAGGTGGAGTCTTGACCTTTTTGCAGAAACTTTTTGTGCGAAGAGTTGCCGTGTAGTGCACAATTATAATAAAAATTTCATTGGATTTGGGTCACGTTTGCTTGAATTTCTAGTTTGGAAATGGCACCTTCCCTAGAACTGTTTTCTTGTTACTCCAATGTAACTTCTCTTATTCATGGTTAATGATAACTTGTCTTATTCATGGTTAATGAAGAGGAAATAGGTGGCGATGACCCGCCTGTTATTCAGTAGAAGCTTGATCAACCAAGAGAAATGAAGTCATAGAAGAAGCATATGATGCATTGTTGATGACATGTATGTACCGTAACCCAAAGTTGTCACGATAACTGGTAGCGCCGAGTGTTGGCGAAAATAAGCCATGGTGACAATCCTTAGCGGTCATGCTAAGTGCTTCCTAAAAACTTTATCCGTTCTCCCTCGGTGCAGGATTACAAGAGCTCTTCTCGGTGCATGCTAAGGCAGTGGCGGGCCCAGGACCCGGCAACCCTGGGCACCTGCTCGGGTGTAACattccaaaaatttaaaacattAAAAAATCAGAACTTGttaaaattttcttcttttccccctAATAATTAGAATTTATTTCAACATATGCCCACTGTCGGTGCGAAATCTGACCGACAAGTAACTATTTGTAGTTTTGCcatgcgttagatcggatatggcctagcacgtAATGAtacaggatgtatactggttcggaCAACACGCCCTACATCCAGTCGGGGGTTAGTCAGTCGACTTTATTCCtaagcccaggtgctcaaagtttgcagtgggggtacaaacaagAGGAGTAGAAGAGGAGGGCGCctgagtcctggccttgttcttGTCTTAGTGGAGgagagtggcaggagctcaGGCTAGCgctaagtgtgtgtgtgtgagtgtcTGAGAGCACGTCTCTTGTGCCTATCTAGAAGCAGTGGGGGTCCTGTCgaggatacatccccagtacccgcaaggaaggaggaagaaagactcctactagaattcccctataatccgactaggactagtcccgagtactcctactaggactcctccttgtaatccgactagtactctgccccctagagtatataaaggagggcaggggtacatagctcggcaggtcagacctcaaggtcatacctcaacacccaagcccaggacaccCAAGAACAACTCCAATCCATCAATccccaacacacaggacgtagggtattacgcgatctagcggcccgaacctgtctaaatcgtgttccttgcgtcaccattgattccttgattctcgacgacccttaccgcataaaagaccacctagggtaccccctaggcgggttgccgatctaaaacaccgacaggtcCGTCCCAAAAGGGGACCGTCCTTACAGGTCGGGGAAGGATAATAGAGTGAGTGTACGAGCGCTGCCTAGTTTTATCGAATCCCACGTCGGTGGATATGATATGGCTTccgtcctcggtccctgttctcctTGTCAGGCCACTACGTCATAGCGGGTAGGTTTATGGTGCCACTGTGCAGACGTGCGCAGGGCGTGGCGTGGTACGGCTTTGCGTACAGCCGGCTAACCCGGGCACCGCCTTGTTATCtgcccctcctgctccttgggCCCACTTCGGGTGGGCGTCCCCGGTTGGGAAGATCAATGCAAGTGGTACGACGAGTCCTCAATCGGGGGATTAGGTCGGGAGCACTCAGTCGGGAGTACTCAGTCGGGAGCACTCTGTCGGGAGTCCTCAGTCGGGAGCACTCCGTCGGGAGTACTTAGTCGGGAGTACTCAGTCGGGGTCGGACTGTGACCCCACCCCCGGCTGGCTCCCTCTAGTCGGGGCGTCGACCAGGCCTCCTGGTTGGAGGGGTCGGTCGGCAGCCGGATCGTGGTCTCGCTTGGATGCGCGTAGCTAGGCCGGCCCAGGTGTACGTTTGTTGTTATCCCCTTTATTGGGCCAAATGTCACGGGAAAGTAATCCCGttggggaccccgggtctatggacccgtcaccCACATTATGCATTGTGTGCTCTAGAGTCTTAGTTGTGATTCAAAGCTCATACAACAATCCTCAAATTTGAATTtacttcaaatttgaattcaaactaaATCCAAAACCTTTCAAAACAAATAACTAAACCCTCCTATTTCTAAATGGGCCACCaactccctttctttctcttggCCCGACCAAACTAGGCTCGCTCCTCCCACCAGCCttgtccaccaccacctccaccctcCCGCACAGCCTAGTGGGCCTAGCCAGCCCGCGATGCCAGTGTCGTCATCCTCCCTCCCCCTCACGCACTCGGCCATCCATCCCCCCTCTCCGGTGAACCTGATCTCGCCGGATCCACCTCCCCTGGCCACTTCCCTGTTCCAGGACGAGCGTGTTGTACTGCCACGGCCACACCTCACCCACTCCCTCTGTCAAAatcccccttcccttcctcacAACCCCGGCCGCTCGCGGCTGCACGTGCAACGCCATGGCATGGTCGCGACGGCCGTCGCCCTGATCTCCTCACCTCGTCCTCTATTCACTACTTCGAGCAGCGCCTAGAGCCGCCTCATCATGGCAAGTCACCCCAGCTCCTCAACCACGCCTGAAGCACCTCCCTTGCCCCCCTGCACACCCGCGCCAGAGCCCCTGCCGGCGCATTGCTCACCCGCCTGCCATTAATGATTGGCGAGCTTATCTGCTCACCTCCGGCCTTATCTGCCAACCCGAGCCACACCGCGAGCTCCTCCCAGGGCTATAAATAGTCTCCTCCCGGCACCTTCCCACATGTGGCACCACCACCTCGCTTCCCTTCCCTTGCCGGAGTAGGAACCTAGgctcgccgcctccacccgccaCTACGCTCTGTCCTCCAGAGCTGGGACGGGTTGAAGTCAAGGTCGACGCGACGTCCTTAGCCTTCTTTCCCACACCACAACGCCACTTTGCCTACCGCTCTGCGTGGACCTGCCACTATCGCTCAACCCCGCAGCCGCCGCATGTCGTCACCTTGCTTCGGCTGTTGCGCTGCCCACAGTAGCACCGCAGGTAACCTCATTATGCTGCCAAAATTCACGCTCAAGCTCCGCCCCCCTCTCCAGCCGTCCCTGCCCATAAATGGTAAGGAATCCATTTACGAGTTCTACATATAAATTAAAAGGTGATAAATATATAAAGAATTCCATATGAAGTTTGTATTTGCTATTTCTCATGCAATATACAATTTACCATTTCACAATTTTCCACACAaatcacatgcatgcatccctattgagaattcacatttcaaaatttaaaattgaattgacattcacaatttcacaattcacaatgaaaaaaattaaagaaaaggaaaaattcaCTATTTAACAATTTATCAATTTCACTAAGTACAATTTCACAATGCACTAAGCACAATTTTGCAAATTCACATTTTCACAATTCACTAAGTGTAATTTCAAAATTTACCAATTTCACAATTCGCAGGTCTACAAAGTACAAAATGAAAAGAACAGAAAATTAAACAAAAGTGATGGTGTACTAGATGGAGGCGGCACGCACGGAGAGGAGGGCCCGGCTGGCAGCATGCAGAGGAGGGCCCAACCGGCAGTGGAGCGGCATGGGGAGGGGAGGCATCGCGGGGAGCTAGGGcgcaacggcggcggcacggaGAGAAGGGCCCGGCCTCGGCGGTGGAGACACCACAACAGGAGGtgccgcagcggcggccggcggaatGGGACACGCCGTGATGGGAGGTGGCCGGCAGGGGAAGGAGAGGCCACAGGGAGGGCACTACGACAACGGCTCGTAAGTGGACGGGAGGCGCCCGACGCGGGGCGGTTGGCAGAAGGGGACGCGCTGTGATAGGAGCTGGCTGGCGCGAGGAGGAGAGGCCGTGGGGAgggtgccgcggcggcggttcgTGAAAGCAGGCgccgcgggaggaggggaggaggcgaggcgttgcGGCCCGACGATGGAGGCACTGTGGTGGCGGAGCGGATGGGGGAGGGGAGTGGTGCTggagtggaggagggagggacgAGGAAATTTTGGCAGCCTTACGGCGTCCCGCtggcttctccaaaaatttggctaagtccTAGCGGGCGCCACCATATATAGGCTGCCATTTAGCAGGACCGGGTGATGCCATTACCCGCCCTTGGAAACGATTTCGGTTATAGAGAATCAGTATTCGAAAGTTGTAACACTCAACAAGGTCTAAatgtatataattatatataaataaatgagtATATGTATGAGCACATGTGTGACTACATatggatgtattttttgaatacaaactatttcatttcatcttggatgaatacaaactttatatcaaaattgtagagctcaacgAGACATCAAACTTTGCAATTGACAACTTTTGCCTTTGAGATCATTTAATGGCTCCAAATTacattttagaagaaaaataaaaatggagaaATGATTCCAGGtgcgggtgatggcgtcacccgcccTGGAAATCCTTTCCAAGGGCGGGTGGTGGCGTCACCCGCCCCTACTAATGCCACCCTGTACTTAGCCAAATCTTTTGAGAAGCCTACGGGATGCTGTTAGGCTGCCAAAATTTCCCCAACCCCTCCCTCCGCCCCCGCTCCAGCGCCACTCCCCTCCCTCGCGGGCTCCGCCGCTGCAGCGCCTCCCCGTGATGTCTCCACCGTCGTGCCACAACGCcacgccccctcccctcctcccgcagCACCTCCATCCGAGCGGGCACAGCTGCCGCCACCGACTTTCCACGACGCCAAGCTTCCATCAGTGCTGCCGCAGTGAGGCTACCACAGCTTCCGCCACCGCACGCCGCCATAGTTTCCGCCACCACAGAGGAGGACAAGGAAGGTAAGGCAAGCTGTCAACCTTCTCATCATCCTCTAGCTCCTCGACATCCGTCGAGAACAAGCAAGTAAAGGTCATGTCGAGCAGCTGCCCATCGTCGGTACCAAGCCACAACTAGTTCATGCCACTCCCTGTCGTCAACTGCCATAAGTGTGGAATCAGGGTGATTTGGCTCAGGAGCAATGGAGGCTACATCTTCTACAAGTGTCCCAACAACATTAAGGTAAGATTGCAACCCTAACATCATGGAATCAACCGTGTTGGAACCATAGGGTTGACTTGCATTTGTGTTGTTGGTGTAGGGAGATCTAGAACATGTGACCATTACTGGTTTGAGCCTCAGTACTTGAACCATTTGAAGGAAAAATTTCCCCATTTGGTGCCTCCAAACTATCAATTGGCAGGTACTGCTTCAGGAACAACAATAGCTCAGTCAAGTGTTGGATTTCAGCCTCCTCAGCTGTTGGCAAGCACTGGTTTGTTGAATGAGATAAGTCAGATAAAGCTAGCAAATTGTGATCTGAAGATGGAGATGTGTGAATTGAAGATTCAGTGTGGAGAAATGAAAAGGCATGTTAATGAACTGAAGTTGGAAGTGGGAGAGTTGAAGCATCTTCTGGGGAAGAAAAACAAAGCTGCTGGGGGTGGATGCAACATGGCTGCCATTACTGTTGTTGTGACCTTGATTGTAAGTGTCATGCTTAGCTTAGGATCTTTGCCTCAGGAGTAGCTAATGCTAAGTGAAGAAATGGATAGTGTAGTAGTGCTATTTGTCAATGAATCTTGGTTCTGTTTCTATTGTGTGGAATTTGTCATTTGGTTATGTTGAGTTGTGATCTATGAACTTCATATATAATGTGATATGTCTTATCTGTTGTGAGGGATGGCTGTGGGTATGTTGAGTTGTGACATGACTTATCTGTTGGTTTATATGTGACACTTATTTTTGTGAGCTACAGTTTATATTTTTGTGAGCTTATTTCTTGCCATAGTCACATTCAGAAAGGCAGTGAGGCACTATGCCAAGTGTTCTGCTGAGGTTGTCCCTGGTGCATTGATCTAGTATTGTACCCATTTTTAGGGACGGGTCACGTCATCACCCGCCCTTTGAAATAATTTTTAGGAGCGTGTGATGCCCTTACCCATCCCTGAAAATGGGGGCTATTTCCAGATGCGGGCGATGGGGTTCCTCGCATCCTACAAATTGTGATTTCCAGGAGCGGGTCACCCCATCACCCATCCTTTGAAATCATCTCTATTTCTAGAAGCGGTCATCCCATGATCCACTCCTGCAAATGGTTTGTTAAGGAGCCATCAGTCGACAGAGCTTTTCATACACATAGGAATTCGATCACTGTCTCATGTTTTGACAACTAGCTAGTGATCAACAACTAGGAACGGGGATCCATACTCCAGAGAGTCCCTTAAATAATCCTAATATTAATCCATGATGACAACCTGCATGCCAGCTAGCTAACGCATGCGTCGAGCTCTAGCAGCTGCcgcagccaccgccaccacagcctccaccgacgccgccacagccaccaccgccaccacgtcCACCTCCGCCGTAACAGGCCAGCGCTAGCTGAAGCTCCAGCTAGCGCAGCGAAAAAAAGGGCGTCATTGTTACCACCAGTCGTCGATGGCGTCGACGAAGTCGTAGTTGTCGCCGCGCACGGCGCGGTGTTAGCTTTctgccttgttcttcttcttctccgagcGCTGGCCGCAGAGGAGGACGGCTAGCGAGAAGGCCCAGACGGAGACCAGGGCCACGCCCAGCACCCCGAgccacggcggcagcggcccgAAGCCGGCCGCTACGGCTGCGGCTGCAGAAGCACCGGAGGCGAGAGCTCGTGGCATCGTGAAGCGAGCAAGCGACACTCGGCACACCAGAGGCTAGCAGAGAAGGCGCGCGCATTGATACAGTCACACAGGAACAGGATCACTTCACTGTCAAGGCTGTAAACAATTGGGAAGGTGCGCCCTAGAACATAGATCTGCCGGTTTCTATTTATGTGGCAGAGCTCATTACAGATCGAGTCCGACTTATGGGTTACAAACGGGACGTGATTATCACGGACTC harbors:
- the LOC117846408 gene encoding uncharacterized protein; translated protein: MLAAAWRLSQRAVASPLLATGRSQIQSPFPTMASLSPAAASPKRLRVYSSAAAADGDGAGSGKRVGTHNGSFHCDEALGCFLIRLTSQFAGADVVRTRDAQILDTLDAVLDVGGVYDPNRHRYDHHQKGFSEVFGHGFNTKLSSAGLVYKHFGKEIIAKELGVNEDHEDVHRLYLAIYKSFVEALDAIDNGINQYDTDQPPKYVNNTHLSSRVGRLNPDWTDPDQSPEKENAAFQQAMMLAGSEFMESVRFHVKSWLPARSIVLECLLSRGKVDPSGEIMVLDRFCPWKLHLFELEEELKIDPLTKYVLYQDERSQSWRVQAVGVAPDRFESRKALPEKWRGMRDDELSAETGIPGCVFVHMSGFIGGNKTYEGALEMARAALKC